One region of Juglans regia cultivar Chandler chromosome 4, Walnut 2.0, whole genome shotgun sequence genomic DNA includes:
- the LOC109000710 gene encoding 60S ribosomal protein L32-1-like translates to MAVPLLTKKIVKKRVKKFKRPQSDRKISVKTNWRRPKGIDSRVRRKFKGCTLMPNVGYGSDKKTRHYLPNGFKKFVVHNVKELELLMMHNRTYCAEIAHNVSTRKRKEIVERAAQLDVVVTNKLARLRSQEDE, encoded by the exons ATGGCGGTGCCGTTGCTTACGAAGAAGATCGTGAAGAAGCGGGTCAAGAAGTTTAAGAGGCCGCAGAGCGACCGCAAGATCTCTGTCAAG ACAAACTGGCGCAGGCCAAAGGGTATTGATTCTCGCGTGAGAAGAAAGTTTAAAGGATGCACTCTGATGCCCAATGTCGGCTATGGTTCAGACAAGAAGACTCGTCATTATCTTCCCAATGGCTTCAAGAAATTTGTCGTGCACAATGTCAAGGAGCTGGAGCTGCTGATGATGCACAACAG GACGTATTGTGCTGAGATTGCACACAATGTCTCCACAAGGAAGAGGAAAGAAATTGTGGAGAGAGCCGCCCAACTTGATGTTGTTGTGACCAACAAGCTTGCTAGGTTGCGCAGCCAGGAAGATGAATGA